One stretch of Glycine soja cultivar W05 chromosome 7, ASM419377v2, whole genome shotgun sequence DNA includes these proteins:
- the LOC114419505 gene encoding uncharacterized protein LOC114419505, with amino-acid sequence MLVEDHTITNAWPPIGAPLDVHRDEHWTNFDSSVNAVSFGFVATAVLISMFLVMAIFERFLRPTSQPLSSPSAAARRRRSPSDVEAQIAFSGKLAHASPKMSVYASGVSVLMPGDEIPTFIAHPAPCCPERISWPSHQHNNNTLPCSSSNTLPTTTINQVLEI; translated from the exons ATGCTGGTCGAAGACCACACCATCACCAATGCGTGGCCACCAATCGGTGCGCCTCTGGACGTCCACAGAGACGAGCATTGGACCAACTTCGACAGCTCCGTCAACGCCGTCTCCTTCGGTTTCGTCGCCACCGCCGTTCTCATCTCCATGTTCCTCGTCATGGCCATCTTCGAGCGCTTCCTCCGCCCCACCTCGCAGCCACTCTCCTCCCCCTCCGCCGCCGCCCGCCGCCGCCGCAGCCCCTCCGACGTCGAGGCCCAGATCGCCTTTTCCGGCAAACTCGCTCACGCTTCCCCAAAA ATGAGTGTATATGCCAGTGGTGTTTCAGTACTAATGCCTGGAGATGAGATTCCTACATTTATTGCACATCCTGCTCCATGTTGCCCAGAACGGATTTCTTGGCCTTCTCATCAgcataataataacacattacCTTGTTCCTCTTCCAACACCCTCCCTACTACTACTATCAACCAAGTCTTAGAGATTTGA
- the LOC114419504 gene encoding protein STRUBBELIG-RECEPTOR FAMILY 3-like: protein MGCANSELNLQIFILSMLIFTASLCVGDTDPLDVAAINSLYVALGSPPLEGWKAIGGDPCLEQWEGVSCVFSNITALRLGGMNLSGQLGSNLDFPSIIDMDLSNNQIGGTIPSTLSPTLRNLSLSANHLNGSIPDALSSLTQLSDLSLKDNHLNGQIPNVFLQLTGLMNMDLSGNNLSGQLPPSMGNLSSLIILHLQNNQLSGILFVLQDLPLQDLNIENNIFSGPIPPELLSIPNFRKDGNPFNTTIIPSPPAASPEPAAMAPSPEKSPWKVTHNPSDTIKAPIPAIAGRSFKTTKLVWIVGAGFLIFIALGVCLLMLWCFKRRQENKKYKKHNTNVYTRSLHKRTSSDSPFEATTDKEKGWSSKLPPLQPAPPHHIPIIPGENLIINQAISTTATKRQIVTNSIKVYTVASLQQYTNSFSQENYIGEGMLGPVYRAELPDGKLLAVRKLNATASMGQNHEQFLQLAFSISKIQHANIVKLMGYCAEYSQRLLVHEYCSNGTLHDALHTDDKLQIKLSWDNRIWVSLGAARALEYLHEHCQPPIVHQNFRSANVLLNDNLEVRVSDCGLGSLLSSGSASQLVGCHLTANGYSAPEFEYGSYTLQSDVFSFGVVMLELLTGRKSYDSSLPRGEQFLVRWAVPQLHDIDALSKMVDPSLNGEYPKKSLSRFADIISSCIQHEPEFRPVMSEIVQDLLRMM, encoded by the exons ATGGGTTGTGCGAATTCGGAGTTGAATTTGCAAATTTTCATCTTGTCAATGTTGATTTTCACTGCAAGTTTGTGTGTTGGGGACACTGACCCACTTGATG TTGCGGCAATCAATAGTTTGTATGTGGCTCTTGGCTCACCACCCCTTGAGGGGTGGAAAGCCATAGGAGGAGATCCTTGTTTGGAACAATGGGAAGGTGTGAGTTGTGTCTTCTCCAACATAACTGCATT ACGGCTGGGAGGCATGAATTTAAGCGGACAGCTGGGGAGTAATTTGGATTTCCCATCCATCATAGACAT GGATCTTAGCAACAACCAGATTGGAGGGACCATTCCATCCACTTTGTCCCCTACTTTGAGGAACTT GTCACTGTCAGCTAATCATTTAAATGGAAGCATTCCAGATGCTTTGTCCTCGTTAACTCAATTGTCAGACTT GTCATTAAAAGATAACCATCTGAATGGGCAAATCCCAAATGTGTTTCTACAGCTCACTGGTTTGATGAATAT GGATCTGTCTGGCAACAATTTGAGTGGTCAGCTGCCTCCCTCAATGGGGAATTTGTCATCTCTTATCATATT ACACTTGCAGAACAATCAACTTTCTGGGATCCTTTTTGTTTTGCAGGACCTCCCTCTTCAGGATCT GAATATAGAGAACAATATATTCTCTGGGCCAATTCCCCCAGAGTTGTTGAGTATCCCTAATTTCAG AAAAGATGGGAATCCATTTAATACTACTATCATTCCATCACCTCCAGCTGCTTCCCCTGAACCTGCTGCTATGGCTCCTTCCCCAGAAAAATCACCTTGGAAAGTGACACATAATCCCTCTGATACCATAAAAGCACCAATACCTGCAATTGCTGGGAGATCTTTCAAAACTACAAAATTAGTTTGGATTGTTGGTGCAGGCTTTTTGATATTTATTGCATTAGGAGTCTGTCTTCTAATGCTGTGGTGCTTTAAGAGAAGACAGGAGAACAAGAAATATAAGAAACACAACACGAATGTGTATACAAGATCTTTGCATAAACGTACAAGCAGCGACTCCCCTTTTGAAGCAACTACTGACAAGGAGAAAG GATGGAGTTCCAAACTTCCACCCCTGCAGCCAGCACCACCACATCATATCCCAATCATTCCAGGAgagaatttaataataaatcaagCTATATCTACCACAGCAACCAAAAGACAAATTGTAACAAATTCCATCAAAGTTTATACTGTTGCATCACTTCAGCAGTACACAAATAGTTTTTCCCAAGAAAATTATATAGGGGAAGGCATGCTTGGCCCTGTTTACAGAGCTGAACTCCCTGATGGAAAG TTACTGGCAGTTAGGAAGCTGAATGCTACTGCTTCTATGGGGCAAAATCATGAACAGTTTCTTCAATTAGCTTTCAGTATCTCCAAAATTCAACATGCTAATATTGTAAAGCTTATGGGCTACTGTGCTGAGTATAGTCAACGACTACTTGTACATGAGTATTGCAGTAATGGTACCCTACATGATGCATTGCATACTGATGATAAACTTCAGATTAAACTTTCATGGGATAATCGCATTTGGGTGTCACTTGGAGCGGCAAGAGCTTTAGA GTATTTGCATGAGCACTGTCAGCCACCTATTGTGCACCAAAACTTTAGGTCTGCTAATGTACTCCTCAATGACAATTTGGAAGTGCGTGTCTCTGATTGTGGATTAGGTTCTTTACTATCTTCAGGCTCTGCTAGTCAG TTGGTGGGATGCCACCTCACAGCTAATGGTTACAGTGCTCCTGAATTTGAGTATGGAAGTTATACACTGCAAAGTGATGTCTTTAGCTTTGGAGTCGTAATGCTAGAACTCCTCACTGGACGAAAATCCTATGACAG CTCACTGCCTCGTGGAGAACAATTTTTGGTGAGATGGGCAGTCCCTCAACTCCATGACATAGATGCATTGTCAAAAATGGTTGACCCCTCCTTGAATGGAGAATATCCTAAGAAATCATTGTCACGTTTTGCAGACATTATTTCTTCATGTATACAG caTGAACCTGAATTTCGACCAGTGATGTCAGAAATTGTTCAGGACCTCTTGCGAATGATGTAG
- the LOC114420654 gene encoding uncharacterized protein LOC114420654 codes for MGCCVSSHKTPTSSSLAKFHDPPKPLIKPSESSSAEEAVKELLLETPKWNPTTFAKSKPQKPHQNTNFHRFKDEKSKVEKRALTLSIYKAEDTTSAEVCSLSETVSTDTSIANQIEETRKRVDTSQPKLQKNRSFPGERRERTVVHGARNNSVGSVKLVQCRDQTAKKIGNGGTRRRRDPTENSLRRSRSPATVSGAGEARPVTGRSPSVKKLDRSTTRIRTGTAENGCRKRENPTTAGKWYSAGESLENPLVSLECFIFT; via the coding sequence ATGGGTTGTTGTGTTAGTAGTCACAAAACCCCAACCTCTTCTTCACTAGCAAAATTCCATGATCCACCAAAACCTCTCATTAAACCTTCAGAAAGCAGTAGTGCAGAGGAGGCTGTGAAGGAACTGCTCTTGGAAACCCCCAAATGGAACCCGACAACCTTTGCCAAATCAAAACCACAAAAGCCACACCAAAACACAAACTTTCACAGATTTAAGGATGAAAAAAGCAAGGTTGAGAAGagggcattgacattgtccatTTACAAAGCCGAAGACACCACCTCAGCAGAAGTTTGCAGCTTGAGCGAAACCGTGTCCACAGATACTTCAATCGCCAACCAGATAGAAGAAACGCGCAAAAGGGTCGATACATCTCAGCCCAAATTGCAGAAAAATCGTTCATTTCCCGgtgaaagaagagagagaacgGTGGTGCATGGCGCAAGGAACAATAGTGTTGGGTCTGTGAAGTTGGTTCAGTGCAGAGACCAAACAGCTAAGAAAATTGGTAACGGCGGAACGCGTCGCCGGAGAGATCCCACCGAGAATTCTCTCCGGCGGTCAAGGTCGCCGGCCACCGTTTCCGGCGCCGGAGAAGCTAGGCCCGTCACGGGTCGGAGCCCATCTGTTAAAAAACTTGACCGGTCCACTACAAGGATCAGAACCGGAACGGCGGAAAACGGTTGCCGGAAAAGGGAAAATCCGACGACGGCGGGGAAATGGTATTCCGCCGGTGAGTCATTGGAGAATCCACTTGTGTCATTGGAATGCTTCATCTTTACATAG